In Marinobacter sp. M3C, the genomic stretch CCTCGAGCCACATATCGAGCTCATGCGGATCGGCAATCTCGTCGGGTGTGACCAGCCAGGGTCCCATCGGACCGAAGGTGTCGCAGCCCTTGCCCTTGTCCCAAGTGCCGCTGCGCTCGAGCTGGAACTCGCGCTCAGAGACATCGTTGATTACGCAATAGCCGGCCACATGTTTCATAGCATCGGCTTCGTCGATGTACTTGCCCCCTTGGCCGATCACCACGCCCAGCTCAACTTCCCAATCGGTTTTCTGCGAGTCACGAGGGATCATAACGTTGTCATCAGGGCCGCATATGGCGCTCGTCCACTTGTTGAATACCACCGGCTCGGGAGGAACTTGGGAGCCGGTTTCGGCTGCGTGATCCGAGTAGTTGAGTCCGATGCATACAAACTTGCCGATCCCGCCGACGCAGGGGCCCAGGCGTGTGCCTTGAGGCACCTCGGGCAGGGTGTCGGGGTCCAAGTCGGCCAGCATCGCTAGGCCGTCGCGACTGATGTGGAGGCCGTCGAGGTCGGGCAGGTGGGCCGACAGATCGCGGATCACGCCCTGGGTGTCTAGCATGCCGGGCTTTTCCTGACCCCGAGGGCCAAAGCGCAGTAATTTCATGAGTGCTTCCTTTGTCAGATGGGCTCT encodes the following:
- a CDS encoding fumarylacetoacetate hydrolase family protein, with the translated sequence MKLLRFGPRGQEKPGMLDTQGVIRDLSAHLPDLDGLHISRDGLAMLADLDPDTLPEVPQGTRLGPCVGGIGKFVCIGLNYSDHAAETGSQVPPEPVVFNKWTSAICGPDDNVMIPRDSQKTDWEVELGVVIGQGGKYIDEADAMKHVAGYCVINDVSEREFQLERSGTWDKGKGCDTFGPMGPWLVTPDEIADPHELDMWLEVDGKRYQDGNTRTMVYQIPFLISYLSRFMSLQPGDVISTGTPPGVGMGQKPPIYLRPGQRMRLGIKGLGEQNQQVIADDPT